Part of the Actinomycetota bacterium genome is shown below.
GGGACGACCACCCGGAACCGGCGGCGGCGCGGACCGGGCGCAGGCGGCGGGGGGGTCCGCCACCCCCACAGCGCGGTGACGGTGTTGTAGGCGATCAGCGCCAGCAGCGGCGCCTGCAGTGCCGACGTGACGACCCGTAGCATGCGCGCTCGGACAGACGGTGGGGACGCACGCCAGCGTATTCGCGTGATCGGGCAGCGATGGGTGATCACCACGACCCTGATCACCGTGGCCTGCCGGCGGGCAGCGTCGCGGTCGTGCTCGGGACCCGCCCCGAGGTCGTCAAGCTCGCCGAGGTGGTCCGCCTGCTGGGCCCAGCCGCACGGGTGGTTCACACCGGTCAGCACTACGCCTACGAACTGGCCCAGGTCTTCCTCGACGAGCTCGATCTGCCGGGACCGCACGTGCAGCTGACCATCGGTGGCGAGTCCCGCGGACACCAGATCGGGGAGGCGATCCGCCGCCTCGACGAGCACTTCGCAGCGGAGCCGCCCGCGGCCGTCGTCGTGCAGGGAGACACGAACACGGTGCTGGCCGGGGCGGTGGCCGCCAACGCCGGACAGATCCCGCTGGTGCACGTCGAAGCGGGGCTGCGCAGCTTCGACCGGGCCATGCCCGAGGAGCACAACCGGATCGTCACCGACCACCTGGCGGACCTGTGTTGCGCTCCGACCGAGGTCAACCGGCGCAACCTCCTCGATGAGGCCGTCGCGGCCAGCCGCATCGTCGTCACCGGGAACACGGTCGTGGAGGCGGTCGAGCGGATCCTGCCCAGCCCCCGGGAGCGCAAGGCGG
Proteins encoded:
- a CDS encoding UDP-N-acetylglucosamine 2-epimerase → MGDHHDPDHRGLPAGSVAVVLGTRPEVVKLAEVVRLLGPAARVVHTGQHYAYELAQVFLDELDLPGPHVQLTIGGESRGHQIGEAIRRLDEHFAAEPPAAVVVQGDTNTVLAGAVAANAGQIPLVHVEAGLRSFDRAMPEEHNRIVTDHLADLCCAPTEVNRRNLLDEAVAASRIVVTGNTVVEAVERILPSPRERKA